In Mustelus asterias chromosome 30, sMusAst1.hap1.1, whole genome shotgun sequence, a genomic segment contains:
- the LOC144481028 gene encoding uncharacterized protein LOC144481028: MEKPWKCVDCGKGFGFTSQLEVHRRSHTGERPFTCSVCGKGFTHSYNLLTHQRVHTGERPFTCPVCGKGFTRSSHIVTHQLVHTDERMFTCSDCEKSFKCKKDLLTHQRIHTGERPFTCSVCGKGFIQSSHLQTHQLVHSDNKLFNCSHCEKSFKNKKDLLTHQYAHTGERPFTCCVCGKGFSRPSALLNHQRIHSEERPFTSSDCGKGFTRSPNLLNHQRVHTGERPFTCSVCGKGFSQSSNLLTHQKVHSAERPFTCSVCGKGFSHLSYLLKHQRVHTGERPFTCNVCGKGFIQSSHLLTHQRVHKRLQGLDSTLNDAVNHIQD, encoded by the coding sequence atggagaaaccgtggaaatgtgtggattgtgggaagggattcggtttcacatcacaactggaagttcatcggcgcagtcacactggggagagaccgttcacctgctccgtctgtgggaagggattcacccattcatacaaccttctgactcaccaacgggttcacactggggagaggccgttcacctgccctgtgtgtgggaagggattcactcgctcatcccacattgtgacacaccaacttgttcacactgatgagagaatgtttacatgttctgactgtgagaagagttttaaatgcaaaaaggatctgctgacacaccaacgaattcacactggggagagaccgttcacctgctctgtgtgtgggaaaggattcattcagtcatcccacttgcagacacatcaacttgttcactctgataacaaactttttaattgttcccactgtgagaagagctttaaaaataaaaaggatcTGCTAACGCACCAatatgctcacactggggagaggccattcacctgctgtgtgtgtgggaagggattcagccgtccatctgccctattgaaccaccagagaattcacagtgaggagaggcccttcacctcctcagactgtgggaagggattcactcgttcacCCAACttattgaatcaccagcgagttcacactggggagaggccgttcacctgctctgtgtgtgggaagggattcagtcagtcatccaacctgctgacacaccagaaagTTCACAGtgcggagaggccatttacctgctctgtctgtgggaagggattttctcatttatcttatcttctgaaacaccagcgagttcacactggggagaggccgttcacctgtaatgtctgtggaaagggatttattcagtcatcccacctgctaacacaccagcgagttcacaaacgactgcaaggtttggattctactcttaatgatgctgttaatcatatccaggacTGA